Proteins encoded by one window of Candidatus Brocadia sp.:
- a CDS encoding NADH-quinone oxidoreductase subunit B — translation MGLESHLGDNILTTTLTTMVNWARKSSLWPMPFGLACCAIEMMAVVAPRYDLARFGAEVFRFSPRQSDLMIVAGTLTYKMASVARKIYDQMPEPKWVIAMGACAVSGGVYNTYSVVQGLDQVMPVDVYLPGCPPRPEALIHAIMEIQKKIEKESL, via the coding sequence ATGGGACTAGAAAGTCACCTGGGTGATAACATTCTGACCACAACTTTAACCACAATGGTAAATTGGGCACGCAAATCCTCCCTCTGGCCTATGCCATTTGGATTGGCCTGCTGTGCCATAGAAATGATGGCTGTAGTTGCGCCTCGCTACGACCTTGCGCGATTTGGTGCGGAGGTCTTTCGATTTTCACCGAGACAATCAGACTTGATGATCGTTGCCGGCACACTAACGTATAAGATGGCATCTGTGGCGAGGAAAATCTACGATCAGATGCCGGAACCCAAGTGGGTTATCGCTATGGGCGCCTGTGCAGTCTCCGGTGGTGTATATAACACCTACAGCGTTGTTCAGGGTTTGGATCAGGTCATGCCTGTGGATGTATATCTTCCAGGATGCCCCCCTAGGCCGGAGGCATTGATCCATGCCATCATGGAAATACAGAAAAAGATTGAAAAAGAATCTTTGTGA
- a CDS encoding NADH-quinone oxidoreductase subunit C — protein MDTESIATAIKTRFPEAILGSRIFRSELTLMVKRDYIVAVARFLKENQELDFNFLSDLCGVDRVETDDVFEVVYHLYSIQKNHRVRIKVPVPSEEPCIPTVTGIWKTADWHERETYDMFGIKFDGHPDLRKILTPEDFEGHPLRKDYPLDGRQPATLRDTYRKGEA, from the coding sequence ATGGATACCGAATCTATAGCAACAGCAATAAAAACACGTTTTCCAGAGGCAATACTGGGTTCTCGTATATTTCGAAGTGAATTAACCCTTATGGTAAAGAGGGATTATATCGTTGCTGTTGCCAGGTTCCTTAAAGAAAATCAGGAGCTTGATTTTAATTTCTTATCGGATCTCTGCGGTGTTGACCGGGTTGAAACCGATGATGTTTTTGAGGTAGTATACCATCTTTATTCTATACAGAAAAACCATCGTGTACGCATCAAGGTGCCTGTTCCATCAGAAGAACCCTGCATACCAACGGTAACGGGTATCTGGAAGACGGCTGATTGGCATGAAAGAGAGACATATGATATGTTTGGTATTAAGTTTGACGGACACCCCGACCTGAGAAAAATTCTCACACCAGAAGATTTTGAAGGACATCCCTTGCGAAAAGACTATCCTTTGGATGGAAGACAACCCGCCACACTCCGAGATACCTATCGAAAGGGTGAGGCGTGA
- the nuoD gene encoding NADH dehydrogenase (quinone) subunit D, whose protein sequence is MTINMGPQHPSTHGVLRLLLELDGEMIVKAVPHVGFLHRGVEKLAEYRTYHQCIPLTDRLDYVAPFSNNLAYALAVEKLLGIEVPERAQHIRVLLCELTRIASHLLWLATHALDIGAMTVFFYCFREREEIYDIFEMVSGARMHLSYIRVGGVSRDLPGGFLEKTRKFVSEFPSRLKEYETLLTDNPIWKKRTVDVGVISAEDAVDYGLSGPSLRGSGVSWDIRKAEPYSGYDKYHFTVPLGKKGDVYDRYRVRIEEMRQSNSIVHQALNLLPKGDFIARIPNITLPPKEDVETNMESMISHFKLIMHGIHPPRGEVYSSIEAPKGELGFYIVSDGSSKPYRLKIRPPSFVNLEALPKMVEGRLLPDVVATIGSLDIVLGEIDR, encoded by the coding sequence ATGACCATCAATATGGGTCCGCAACATCCCAGTACACACGGTGTCCTGAGGCTTTTGCTGGAACTGGATGGTGAGATGATTGTAAAGGCAGTACCGCACGTGGGATTTCTCCATAGGGGGGTGGAAAAACTTGCGGAATACAGAACATATCATCAGTGTATTCCCCTCACAGACCGGTTGGATTATGTAGCCCCTTTTTCAAACAACCTGGCATATGCCCTTGCTGTTGAGAAATTGCTTGGTATTGAAGTCCCTGAAAGGGCCCAACATATCCGCGTACTTCTTTGTGAACTTACCCGGATTGCCTCTCACCTGTTGTGGCTGGCAACTCACGCACTGGATATTGGCGCTATGACCGTGTTTTTTTACTGCTTCCGCGAACGCGAGGAAATTTATGATATTTTTGAAATGGTTTCAGGGGCGCGGATGCACCTCTCCTATATCAGGGTAGGTGGCGTATCACGCGATTTACCAGGTGGATTCTTAGAAAAAACACGAAAGTTCGTTTCTGAATTTCCCTCACGGCTAAAAGAATACGAAACACTCCTGACGGACAATCCTATATGGAAAAAACGCACTGTTGATGTCGGCGTTATTTCCGCTGAAGATGCCGTCGATTACGGTCTTAGCGGCCCGAGTTTAAGAGGCTCCGGAGTCAGCTGGGATATCAGAAAGGCAGAACCCTATTCCGGTTATGACAAATATCATTTTACCGTTCCTTTAGGTAAAAAAGGAGATGTATACGATCGGTATCGTGTACGTATTGAAGAAATGCGCCAGAGCAACAGTATCGTACATCAGGCTTTAAATCTCCTTCCTAAGGGAGATTTTATCGCAAGGATACCAAATATTACCTTACCCCCAAAAGAGGACGTAGAAACAAATATGGAATCCATGATCAGCCATTTTAAACTCATTATGCACGGTATTCATCCACCCCGGGGAGAGGTATACTCCAGTATCGAGGCCCCTAAGGGCGAATTGGGTTTTTATATTGTAAGTGATGGTTCCAGCAAACCTTATCGATTAAAAATACGGCCTCCTTCTTTTGTCAATCTGGAGGCATTACCGAAAATGGTAGAGGGCAGGTTACTTCCGGATGTTGTCGCTACCATTGGGAGTTTAGATATTGTTTTGGGAGAAATTGACCGTTAA